Proteins encoded together in one Fibrobacter sp. UWH4 window:
- a CDS encoding EpsG family protein gives MKIKEFFKKSFYVFLCFVAAFMIHKASVGALFLLPIVFFKQPLTKKISAFLLFLFLLQYLVDLSKYADSIFYFLSDRTDKFAHYAQQLESGRSKTFVYVFYETVVFLILLYYGNKESGIRLVLIKASLFYFVMANYFQKDVGRILLYYHYCTIFAIVISVENLFAEGKVRFAKMFLIMAVLISCRLYYNAFFVSDKHSMSYGFKNFKTIIEAPSLWIENPNQLYKKYLPYY, from the coding sequence GTGAAAATAAAAGAATTTTTTAAGAAAAGTTTTTATGTTTTTCTATGTTTTGTTGCCGCGTTTATGATCCATAAAGCTTCTGTCGGTGCTTTATTTTTGCTGCCTATAGTGTTTTTTAAGCAACCTCTTACGAAAAAGATATCTGCTTTTTTATTGTTTTTGTTTTTGCTTCAATATTTGGTGGATTTGTCAAAATATGCGGATTCCATTTTTTATTTTTTATCTGACAGGACAGACAAATTTGCTCATTATGCTCAACAGTTGGAAAGTGGAAGATCGAAAACATTTGTTTATGTTTTTTATGAAACTGTTGTTTTTTTAATTCTGCTTTATTATGGAAACAAAGAATCCGGTATAAGGCTTGTTTTGATAAAAGCGTCTTTGTTCTATTTTGTTATGGCGAATTATTTTCAAAAAGATGTCGGGCGAATTTTGTTGTATTATCATTATTGCACGATTTTCGCTATTGTGATTTCTGTTGAAAATTTATTTGCTGAAGGAAAAGTTAGATTTGCAAAGATGTTTTTGATTATGGCTGTTTTAATTTCTTGTCGTCTTTATTATAATGCATTTTTTGTAAGTGATAAGCATTCGATGTCTTATGGCTTTAAAAATTTTAAAACAATTATTGAAGCTCCTTCTTTATGGATTGAAAATCCAAATCAGTTATACAAAAAATATTTACCATACTATTGA
- a CDS encoding EpsG family protein, whose amino-acid sequence MFYTFLVIVALFFAYKAGCFETENNHDLYYKLTFFVIFFIYGFEFYNTVDYSVMLNKFNLVNRTDKSIFEFGESVEPFCAFLLKICQPIGGIGYYLVTAAFEIFVMYKICRKSIDERFLWLFTFILLINFDYVIVFMTVKRQFLSVAFVMLGVYLSSLESCENKRIF is encoded by the coding sequence ATGTTTTATACTTTTTTAGTAATAGTTGCACTTTTTTTTGCTTATAAAGCGGGTTGTTTTGAAACAGAAAATAACCATGATTTGTATTATAAACTAACTTTTTTTGTAATATTCTTCATTTATGGTTTTGAATTCTATAACACTGTTGACTATAGTGTTATGCTTAATAAGTTTAATTTGGTAAATCGCACAGATAAATCTATTTTTGAATTTGGTGAATCTGTAGAACCTTTTTGTGCATTTTTATTAAAAATTTGTCAACCTATAGGTGGTATTGGGTACTATCTTGTGACTGCTGCTTTTGAAATTTTTGTAATGTATAAAATATGTAGGAAAAGTATTGACGAAAGGTTTCTTTGGCTGTTTACATTTATTTTGCTGATAAATTTTGATTATGTAATTGTTTTTATGACTGTAAAAAGACAATTTTTATCAGTGGCTTTTGTTATGCTTGGTGTGTACTTGTCTTCATTAGAATCGTGTGAAAATAAAAGAATTTTTTAA
- a CDS encoding polysaccharide pyruvyl transferase family protein: MKRIFFDILHLITYFFGAFFTFKKKVLLFCIPEHPNLGDQAQLMCTEKWIKNNYGNYKLFEFPLICQVFANDNKSLLFNYTFWVFIVLKLTVRKKDIFIGHSGYFFTDHHGGWFSFAFLMEHWNNQFIILPQTINFYAPFVKQLVAKKFGNRENLTILCRDEVSYENAKKLFGSTKLLLFPDIVTSLIGARSYKADRDGVLFCMRDDVETFYSASSIDDLMNRFGNVRKEKIDTTLKISNVEMRKHRDELINKTIEKISTYKVVITDRYHGTIFSAIANTPVIVINSADHKLSSGVKWFPKEFFGENVQYAENLEDAYENACRILQDSRQVTANPAYFKEKYWDFLQDVRNSEK, translated from the coding sequence ATGAAACGTATATTTTTTGATATCCTGCATTTGATAACTTATTTCTTTGGTGCTTTTTTTACATTCAAGAAGAAAGTGCTGTTGTTCTGTATTCCTGAGCATCCTAATTTGGGAGACCAGGCTCAGTTGATGTGTACTGAAAAATGGATTAAGAATAATTATGGTAATTACAAGTTGTTTGAATTCCCGTTGATTTGTCAGGTCTTTGCTAATGACAATAAATCCTTGTTGTTTAATTACACATTTTGGGTTTTTATTGTACTAAAATTAACTGTTCGTAAAAAAGACATATTTATTGGACATAGTGGATATTTCTTTACGGATCATCATGGGGGGTGGTTTTCCTTTGCTTTCTTGATGGAACATTGGAATAATCAATTTATAATACTTCCGCAAACAATTAATTTTTATGCTCCGTTTGTTAAACAGCTTGTTGCAAAGAAATTTGGGAATCGAGAAAATCTCACAATTTTGTGTCGTGATGAAGTTTCTTATGAAAATGCAAAAAAGCTTTTTGGATCAACAAAATTATTGCTTTTCCCAGATATTGTAACTAGCTTGATTGGTGCGCGATCTTATAAAGCTGATCGAGACGGGGTGCTTTTTTGCATGCGTGATGATGTTGAAACTTTTTATTCTGCAAGTAGTATTGATGATTTGATGAATCGGTTTGGAAATGTTCGAAAAGAAAAGATTGACACGACGCTAAAGATTAGTAATGTTGAAATGCGAAAGCATCGTGACGAATTGATAAATAAAACTATTGAAAAAATTTCAACCTATAAAGTTGTGATTACAGATCGTTATCATGGAACTATCTTTTCTGCGATTGCCAATACTCCTGTAATTGTTATTAATTCTGCTGATCATAAATTGAGTAGTGGCGTTAAATGGTTCCCAAAAGAATTTTTTGGTGAAAATGTCCAATATGCAGAAAATCTAGAGGATGCGTATGAAAATGCTTGTCGAATTTTGCAAGATTCGAGACAAGTAACTGCTAATCCGGCTTATTTTAAAGAAAAATATTGGGATTTTTTACAAGATGTAAGAAATAGTGAAAAATGA
- a CDS encoding DapH/DapD/GlmU-related protein: MISTIARRAEIHIGNNCGFSGTVIGAALSIKLGNGVRCGANTMITDSDWHSDDPRSGKDAPVVIDDNVWLGYGVKVLKGVHIGENTVIGAGSVVTHDIPANVVAAGNPCKVIKGLN; the protein is encoded by the coding sequence ATGATTTCCACAATAGCGCGCAGAGCCGAAATCCATATTGGTAACAATTGCGGCTTTTCGGGAACCGTTATTGGTGCTGCGTTGTCTATAAAACTGGGCAATGGCGTACGTTGTGGAGCCAATACTATGATTACAGATAGCGATTGGCATTCGGATGATCCCAGATCTGGGAAGGATGCTCCTGTTGTTATTGATGATAACGTTTGGCTTGGTTATGGAGTCAAGGTTTTGAAGGGTGTACACATTGGTGAAAATACTGTAATTGGTGCTGGGAGTGTCGTTACTCACGATATTCCTGCCAATGTTGTAGCGGCAGGAAATCCATGTAAAGTGATAAAGGGCTTGAATTAG
- a CDS encoding glycosyltransferase family 2 protein: MKKVSIVVPLYKSEPFMNKLVDSVLNQTYQNIELILVDDESPDRCGEIADEYAKKDNRVVVIHKKNGGCCDARNAGLKAVSGEYLMLADGDDWMESDCVEYLVNIMETNNCQMSMSDCVFSTRDRKQNETDFVRVWSKERAACGILYIDTPIGPWNKVYTTKVIRDNNLSFSVPWFGEGLYFSVMAAQLSNQVAVGHRKVYNYRLNNPNSGTTVRQVENALSAQWNINNIKNNLIVRTPKTVNACNWHIYNNYFMVVMYIVGASAYSLYHEQYKNAKKGIRKNALNVLIHSTVSLKEKIRIIAYAISPYAMAKFILWWKKRQLKADLME; this comes from the coding sequence ATGAAAAAGGTTTCAATTGTTGTTCCGCTGTATAAGTCAGAACCGTTTATGAATAAGCTGGTTGATTCTGTATTGAATCAAACATATCAGAATATAGAGCTTATTCTTGTCGACGACGAATCTCCTGATAGATGTGGCGAAATTGCTGATGAATACGCCAAAAAAGATAACAGGGTCGTTGTTATTCACAAGAAAAATGGAGGCTGTTGCGATGCTCGAAATGCTGGGCTGAAGGCTGTTTCCGGTGAGTACTTGATGCTTGCAGATGGCGACGACTGGATGGAATCTGACTGTGTAGAGTATCTTGTAAATATAATGGAAACGAACAATTGCCAAATGTCTATGTCAGATTGCGTGTTCTCGACTAGAGATCGAAAGCAAAATGAAACTGACTTTGTGCGTGTCTGGTCAAAAGAGCGTGCGGCTTGTGGAATCTTGTATATAGATACTCCTATTGGACCTTGGAATAAGGTTTATACAACTAAGGTTATTCGGGATAATAATCTTTCATTCTCTGTTCCGTGGTTTGGCGAAGGTTTGTACTTCTCTGTTATGGCTGCTCAACTATCTAATCAGGTTGCGGTAGGGCATAGAAAGGTATATAACTATAGGTTGAATAATCCAAATAGTGGTACGACTGTACGCCAAGTTGAAAATGCTTTGAGTGCACAATGGAATATTAATAACATAAAGAATAATTTGATTGTACGTACGCCCAAGACTGTAAATGCCTGCAATTGGCACATTTATAATAATTATTTTATGGTTGTTATGTACATTGTGGGGGCGTCAGCATATTCCCTGTATCACGAACAGTATAAAAATGCGAAAAAAGGTATTCGCAAAAATGCTTTAAACGTTCTAATTCATTCTACAGTGTCGCTTAAGGAAAAAATCAGAATAATTGCATACGCCATATCTCCTTACGCTATGGCTAAGTTTATATTGTGGTGGAAAAAAAGGCAGCTTAAGGCAGATTTGATGGAGTAA
- a CDS encoding thiamine pyrophosphate-binding protein — protein sequence MYTIQENVRIVIALLKQYNIRHIVVSPGGTNIPISQAVQDDPFFICYSIPDERSAMYFAIGLYLQTGEIIATSCTSAQATRNYVPGLTEAFYKHVPILAITTAKLERFQYQDYMQAPDQCSLPKDSVKASFDLPPVTDDNTRIQVYHNAKDAILETKHRSAGPVQLNIRIIDALQIQFENIELPKIRPLTRYMAWDEWSDVDLEGKKILIVVGEHRPFTDRQLKAIDCFCEKYNVCVYVNHLSNYHGKYSVSANLMVSCGGFNQLKPDVLITIGGQTGDYAIYGALNGLGKAEHWRVSEDGAYVDTYCHLTKIFECPDYFFFERFVKKEISAHPYFQEWKSLCDSINYDVELPFSNCYVAQQLHSKIPANSVMNFAILNSLRCWSYFQLDPSIQGYANVAAFGIDGCNSMLFGESMKTDELCFIVTGDLAFFYDMNALGIRHLKKNIRILLINNNGGAEFKIMTRNWKNDVRVDDFISANGHNGNAKGWAENCGFKYLSASSKNEFENQKDLFVSSCNQPIVLEVFTKEDDEVVAMKNLVESNRIQSAQDHLKGMVTNLVGEKGTAYLKKYYETNIIGIV from the coding sequence ATGTACACAATTCAAGAAAATGTTCGAATAGTCATTGCTCTTCTTAAACAATACAATATCAGGCATATTGTCGTTAGCCCTGGTGGTACCAACATTCCGATTTCTCAAGCTGTTCAAGACGATCCGTTCTTTATTTGCTATTCAATTCCTGATGAACGTAGTGCGATGTATTTTGCAATAGGTCTATATTTGCAAACAGGTGAGATAATAGCGACTTCTTGTACGAGTGCTCAGGCCACTCGTAATTATGTTCCCGGTTTGACGGAAGCTTTTTACAAGCACGTTCCGATTCTTGCTATAACTACAGCCAAATTGGAACGTTTCCAATACCAAGATTATATGCAAGCTCCCGATCAGTGTTCCTTGCCTAAAGATTCTGTGAAGGCTTCTTTTGATTTGCCTCCAGTAACTGACGATAACACTCGGATACAGGTTTACCATAATGCAAAGGATGCTATTTTGGAAACAAAGCATAGAAGTGCGGGACCTGTTCAGCTTAATATCCGAATTATAGACGCATTACAAATTCAATTTGAAAATATTGAACTTCCCAAAATTCGTCCTTTGACTCGCTATATGGCATGGGATGAGTGGTCTGATGTCGATTTAGAAGGCAAAAAAATTCTCATAGTGGTCGGTGAACATCGACCATTTACTGATAGACAATTAAAAGCAATAGATTGCTTCTGTGAAAAATATAATGTGTGCGTTTATGTAAATCATTTGTCTAATTATCATGGAAAATATTCAGTTTCTGCCAATTTGATGGTTTCTTGTGGTGGCTTTAATCAGTTGAAACCAGATGTTCTTATCACAATTGGTGGTCAAACAGGAGATTACGCTATTTATGGAGCTCTTAACGGACTTGGAAAAGCGGAACACTGGAGAGTGTCAGAAGATGGTGCTTATGTAGATACATATTGTCATTTGACAAAAATATTCGAATGTCCTGATTATTTTTTCTTTGAACGATTTGTCAAAAAAGAGATTTCTGCACATCCTTATTTCCAGGAATGGAAGTCTCTTTGTGATTCAATAAACTATGATGTAGAACTGCCGTTTTCTAATTGCTATGTTGCACAGCAGCTTCATTCTAAGATCCCTGCAAATAGTGTCATGAATTTTGCAATTCTTAATAGCTTGCGGTGTTGGAGTTATTTCCAATTGGATCCAAGTATTCAAGGGTATGCTAATGTGGCTGCGTTTGGTATAGACGGCTGCAATTCCATGCTTTTTGGTGAAAGCATGAAAACGGATGAGCTTTGCTTTATTGTTACGGGTGATTTAGCATTTTTCTATGATATGAATGCTTTAGGGATTCGTCATCTTAAAAAGAATATACGTATCTTGCTTATTAATAATAATGGCGGTGCTGAATTTAAAATTATGACTCGTAATTGGAAAAATGATGTTCGTGTTGATGATTTTATTTCTGCAAATGGTCATAATGGTAACGCTAAGGGATGGGCTGAAAATTGCGGTTTTAAATATTTATCCGCTTCATCCAAAAACGAATTTGAAAACCAAAAAGATTTATTTGTCTCTTCTTGTAATCAACCGATTGTTTTGGAAGTGTTTACAAAAGAGGATGATGAGGTTGTAGCTATGAAAAATCTTGTTGAATCAAATAGAATTCAGTCTGCACAGGATCATTTAAAGGGTATGGTTACTAATCTTGTTGGTGAAAAGGGTACAGCGTATTTGAAAAAATATTATGAAACGAATATAATAGGGATAGTATGA
- a CDS encoding DapH/DapD/GlmU-related protein: protein MINFCIKISKSIPYVLDKFITVLYKKSMKYCGKNVYLRPMFSDFKGLENLSIGDDAIIPKGSTFYCTGAPLTIGRKVIFGPHPTIITGDHRIDLIGKYIADVSDEDKLNGSNVSPYDAPVVIEDDVWCGANVTILKGVTIGRGCVAAAGAVVTKSCPPYSIVGGVPAKVLKFRFSVDQIIEHEKNLYPESERYTRKQLEEIRENYPGK from the coding sequence ATGATAAACTTTTGTATAAAAATAAGTAAATCAATTCCATATGTTCTGGATAAATTTATTACTGTGTTATACAAAAAGAGTATGAAATATTGCGGAAAAAATGTGTATCTCCGACCAATGTTTTCTGATTTTAAGGGGTTGGAAAATTTATCTATTGGAGATGACGCAATTATTCCTAAAGGAAGTACTTTTTATTGTACGGGCGCTCCATTGACCATAGGAAGAAAAGTAATCTTTGGCCCTCATCCAACTATAATAACAGGCGATCACCGCATTGATTTGATTGGAAAATATATAGCTGATGTATCTGACGAAGACAAACTGAATGGTTCAAATGTAAGTCCTTATGATGCTCCTGTTGTAATTGAAGATGATGTCTGGTGCGGAGCTAATGTAACTATATTAAAAGGTGTGACTATAGGAAGGGGATGTGTGGCAGCTGCGGGTGCTGTTGTGACGAAATCTTGCCCTCCATACAGTATTGTTGGTGGCGTTCCTGCAAAAGTGCTTAAATTTAGATTTTCAGTTGATCAAATTATTGAGCATGAAAAAAATCTCTATCCTGAAAGTGAACGCTATACGAGAAAACAATTAGAAGAAATTCGTGAGAATTATCCTGGTAAGTAA
- a CDS encoding polysaccharide pyruvyl transferase family protein, with protein sequence MKIVIAEGGPAGNVGSMALIENAIKIAREKHPGCEIIVLSSVPDSVDDALTKEGLHSNVVVMGDLFIVPLAGTFVKLAWLVQCILWIVYTRFLLLFSNKISCLLLGRRKKILKEVESADFVYCIGAERINDIYFKTALLSLSELGIFIKMGKKLVHLSLTIGPVFYRSTICAAKRILNASYAIFVRDQKTFDILKEWHCKAPHIFNSFDIALLQDSASEKTQQLLNEFGIESGFIAVSVIDWLFRKAKGPARMPEYNEAHAKVLDYIVEKYDKNILFTPTVVSNCYKVSDTTAADSVISLMKHKDRVVSIQRLLTPMELAAIYSQCYFGIVTRMHAAILCSGAGGKPIVAVNYLYKLREYMKNIQFEDYSVDIDYVNECALKDFVDQMFLNYDVNLERLNKRISSMRSDLMAHLMSV encoded by the coding sequence ATGAAAATAGTGATTGCAGAAGGTGGCCCTGCTGGAAATGTGGGGTCTATGGCATTGATAGAAAATGCTATAAAAATTGCTAGAGAAAAACATCCGGGGTGCGAAATTATTGTATTGTCTTCGGTCCCGGATTCTGTAGATGATGCTTTGACAAAAGAAGGCCTACACTCTAATGTTGTTGTTATGGGAGATCTCTTTATTGTTCCCCTTGCTGGTACTTTTGTTAAATTGGCTTGGTTGGTCCAATGTATTTTATGGATTGTGTATACTCGTTTTTTGCTGTTGTTCTCGAATAAAATTTCTTGTTTGTTACTTGGTAGAAGAAAGAAAATTCTCAAAGAAGTTGAATCAGCGGACTTTGTTTATTGTATAGGTGCTGAACGAATTAACGATATATATTTTAAAACGGCATTGTTGTCTCTTAGTGAACTCGGAATTTTCATAAAGATGGGCAAGAAACTGGTTCACTTGTCGTTGACTATTGGGCCTGTTTTTTATAGAAGTACGATATGTGCAGCTAAACGGATTTTGAATGCTAGTTATGCTATATTCGTTCGGGATCAAAAAACTTTTGATATTTTAAAGGAATGGCATTGCAAGGCTCCGCATATATTTAATTCTTTTGATATTGCGCTATTGCAGGATTCTGCATCGGAAAAAACACAACAGTTATTAAATGAGTTTGGAATTGAATCGGGATTTATTGCTGTTTCTGTAATTGATTGGTTGTTCCGGAAAGCTAAGGGCCCTGCAAGGATGCCTGAATACAATGAAGCACATGCGAAGGTTCTTGATTACATTGTTGAAAAGTATGACAAAAATATTTTGTTTACGCCTACGGTGGTCTCTAATTGCTACAAGGTTAGCGATACAACTGCGGCAGATTCTGTTATTTCGTTAATGAAACACAAAGATAGAGTTGTTTCAATCCAACGTTTGTTAACTCCTATGGAGCTGGCTGCAATATACAGTCAATGTTATTTTGGCATAGTCACTCGAATGCATGCGGCTATTCTTTGCTCTGGTGCCGGTGGAAAACCTATTGTTGCTGTCAATTATTTGTATAAATTACGAGAATATATGAAGAATATTCAATTTGAGGACTATTCTGTAGATATTGATTATGTGAATGAGTGCGCTTTGAAGGATTTTGTAGATCAGATGTTTTTGAATTATGACGTTAATTTGGAACGGTTGAACAAACGTATTTCAAGTATGCGGAGTGATTTAATGGCTCATTTAATGTCCGTTTAA
- a CDS encoding glycosyltransferase family 4 protein, translating into MALNPERKYYTCNEILRSDFFKKEWAVPSNEKFKIVSTISFGLWKGVEVIFQAAKILEEAEFNFEWNVIGITADDEKALYSEKMTSFNRNSSNVKFLGRMDSSRLIDQMMSSNLFVQVSRIENSPNTLCEAMLLGMPIIASYVGGTASMMKDGVDGYMYQEGEPYVLAGLIMDCEKNYAKYVGMGKNARVRASQRHNPQNVAQELKRIYESICLSNGHVNDTRV; encoded by the coding sequence TTGGCATTGAATCCGGAAAGAAAATATTATACCTGTAATGAAATCCTTCGTAGCGATTTTTTCAAGAAAGAATGGGCTGTCCCATCAAATGAAAAATTCAAGATTGTTTCGACGATAAGTTTTGGCTTGTGGAAAGGGGTCGAAGTGATTTTCCAGGCCGCCAAAATTTTAGAAGAGGCGGAATTCAATTTTGAATGGAACGTTATTGGCATAACGGCTGATGACGAAAAAGCTTTGTATTCCGAAAAAATGACTTCTTTCAACAGAAATTCATCAAATGTTAAATTTTTAGGCCGTATGGACTCTTCTCGGCTGATTGATCAGATGATGTCATCGAATTTATTTGTTCAGGTGAGTAGAATTGAAAACAGTCCAAATACATTATGCGAGGCTATGTTACTTGGTATGCCCATAATTGCATCTTATGTTGGTGGTACTGCAAGTATGATGAAAGATGGGGTTGATGGGTATATGTACCAGGAAGGAGAGCCGTATGTTCTTGCTGGACTTATAATGGATTGTGAAAAAAATTATGCTAAATATGTTGGTATGGGGAAAAATGCGAGAGTCCGTGCATCGCAAAGGCATAATCCCCAAAATGTCGCTCAAGAATTGAAACGTATCTATGAATCAATTTGTTTGTCGAATGGTCACGTAAATGATACGAGGGTGTAA
- a CDS encoding SDR family NAD(P)-dependent oxidoreductase, whose amino-acid sequence MNLKTLNKKGMVMIKKIILKLVTLFKHKRYIPIVSITSKEKMLEGKKALVVGGSGGIGSAIAKKLKECGCYVIITGSNESKLKNVAKDCNADGFVTLNLKDISSFDDKINEVENKYGKIDILVCSSGIHVKRKGFNYMSVSTDEFDDIMNVNMRGVYFICQKIAKRMVELKKNGNILIISSSRGAEPSWSPYSLSKRCLNGYIEGLAKELVPYGIVVNGIAPGPTATTMQDELVGGSIYTNQNPLERLTMPEEVAEYACMLVSSLGNTVAGQTIFLSGGRGIFDIR is encoded by the coding sequence ATGAACTTAAAAACATTAAATAAAAAAGGTATGGTTATGATAAAGAAAATAATTTTAAAATTGGTTACTCTGTTTAAACATAAACGGTATATCCCAATAGTCTCGATTACTTCAAAAGAAAAAATGCTTGAAGGTAAAAAAGCTCTTGTTGTTGGAGGCTCTGGAGGTATTGGGAGTGCTATTGCTAAAAAATTGAAGGAATGTGGTTGCTATGTAATTATAACAGGTTCTAATGAATCAAAGCTAAAGAATGTTGCGAAGGATTGTAATGCAGACGGCTTTGTAACGCTGAATTTAAAGGATATCTCTAGTTTTGATGACAAAATAAATGAGGTTGAAAATAAATACGGGAAAATAGATATCTTGGTGTGTAGTTCTGGTATTCATGTGAAAAGAAAAGGCTTTAATTACATGTCGGTAAGTACTGATGAATTCGATGACATTATGAATGTCAATATGAGAGGCGTGTATTTTATATGCCAGAAAATTGCTAAGCGAATGGTGGAATTGAAAAAAAACGGGAATATTTTAATCATATCTTCTTCTCGTGGAGCGGAGCCGTCTTGGTCTCCTTATAGCTTGTCAAAACGTTGCTTGAATGGTTATATTGAGGGCTTGGCGAAGGAGCTTGTTCCTTATGGAATTGTTGTTAATGGAATTGCACCTGGTCCTACGGCTACAACTATGCAAGATGAACTTGTGGGTGGCAGTATTTACACAAATCAGAATCCTTTAGAACGATTGACAATGCCTGAAGAAGTTGCCGAATATGCATGTATGCTGGTTAGCTCGCTTGGAAATACTGTTGCTGGACAAACTATATTTTTGTCTGGTGGCCGAGGAATATTCGATATTAGATGA
- a CDS encoding glycosyltransferase, whose amino-acid sequence MNVILMTGEGYPKRFSANNSKSEFIARGLKECGCSVSIIDGAFGAYDIREEMSGISENGIDYCIFPRTNRLKSFFVNLPKLWKTLKNKKRKGEVNHIIIGMEMVPFIYVYFAMAWLQGYSRSCLFHEWHAGLSQGFVSKIRGCLLDYTFGYFVNAIFPIGHFLREKCNRFHKPNMLIPILADFDVKYQRQKIASHFTYCCAGEYLLRNTLVLDSFRELHKQEKYRDVQLVLVIQGNDRVLKKTQELVQSYADNENIIVKNKVPRQELDEIFASSIGLLIPLDPNSLQDKARFSQKIAEYVATRRPIITSAVGEIPFYFKDRESAILAKYDVAGYCEAMRFLVDNRSRADEIGENGFSVGQSSFDYREYGKKIKAIIEKINE is encoded by the coding sequence ATGAACGTGATTCTTATGACTGGTGAGGGGTATCCGAAGCGATTTTCTGCCAATAATTCCAAGAGTGAATTTATTGCTCGTGGCTTAAAGGAATGTGGCTGCTCTGTGTCTATTATAGATGGTGCTTTTGGTGCTTATGATATCAGAGAGGAAATGTCAGGTATTTCCGAAAACGGAATAGACTACTGTATATTTCCGAGAACTAATCGCCTAAAAAGTTTCTTTGTGAACTTGCCCAAATTATGGAAAACCCTAAAGAATAAGAAGCGTAAAGGTGAGGTAAACCATATAATAATCGGAATGGAAATGGTTCCTTTTATATATGTTTATTTTGCTATGGCTTGGTTGCAGGGGTATTCCAGAAGTTGCCTTTTTCATGAATGGCATGCCGGTTTAAGTCAAGGCTTTGTTTCGAAAATACGAGGATGCCTTTTAGATTATACTTTTGGTTATTTTGTAAATGCAATTTTCCCTATAGGTCATTTTCTAAGAGAAAAGTGTAATCGATTCCATAAGCCTAATATGTTGATTCCTATTTTGGCTGATTTTGATGTGAAGTATCAACGACAGAAAATTGCAAGCCATTTTACGTATTGTTGTGCTGGCGAGTATTTGCTGAGAAATACGTTGGTCTTGGATTCTTTTCGTGAGCTTCATAAACAGGAAAAATACCGAGATGTCCAATTAGTTCTTGTGATTCAAGGAAATGATCGTGTTCTGAAAAAAACGCAAGAGCTGGTGCAGTCTTATGCTGATAATGAAAATATCATTGTCAAAAATAAAGTTCCGCGTCAAGAGTTGGACGAAATTTTTGCATCGTCAATAGGTTTGCTGATTCCTTTAGATCCAAATAGCCTTCAGGATAAGGCACGTTTTTCTCAAAAAATTGCGGAATACGTTGCCACGCGTAGACCGATAATAACTAGCGCTGTTGGTGAAATTCCTTTTTATTTTAAGGACCGGGAGAGTGCTATTCTTGCTAAGTATGATGTTGCCGGATATTGTGAGGCGATGCGCTTTTTAGTTGATAACAGATCTAGAGCCGATGAAATTGGCGAAAATGGTTTTTCAGTTGGACAAAGTTCTTTTGATTATCGGGAATATGGTAAAAAAATTAAAGCGATTATAGAAAAGATTAATGAATGA